TTTCAATCTTCCAACCTGCCGCCTCTGCTTCTTCTAAAGAAAAATCAAATAACATAAGATTATCTGTTTTAAATATCACTTGTCCACCCTTTTTTAGACATTGTTCATACTTAGCTAAAAACTGCCTTGAAGTTAAGCGTCTCTTTGCATGACGGTCTTTAGGCCATGGATCAGAAAAATTCAAATAAATTCGGGATATTTCATTTTCTGCAAAAACACTTGTTATATACTGGGCATCATAGCGTATAAAATACAGGTTACTAAGCTCTACTTCTCTTCTTTTTTCCAATGCCCTATATAGGACACTGGAGTATTTTTCAATTCCTATATAATTAATATTAGGATTTAAAGATGCTATATTTGTAAGAAATTGACCTTTTCCTGAGCCTATCTCAAGATGTATAGGATTATCACCTTCAAATAAACTTTTCCAGTTACCCTTTAATTTTTCCGGTTCATTAATTACATACTTATCATTAGCTATAGCTTCCCTAGCTCCTTTTATATTTCTTAACCTCATACTTATGCTCCTATCTTTTATATGCTTTATCAGACTGCTTTGATTATAAATACAAATATATAATACGTCAATCATTGCTTCTATTTCTTATAAATTAATTAATTTATAAGTTAGTTAGACTATTTTAAAAAGAATTATTTTATAGTATACTTGTAGCGGTAGACATTAATGAAAGGAGATTATACATGAAAGTTATTGCGTTAAACGGAAGTCCCAGGCCTTCTGGCAATACATATCAGGCTTTAAAAATAGTATGTGACGAACTTGAAAATGAAAAAATAGATACAAAAATTTTACAAATAGGTAAAATGAATGTTAAAGGCTGTATTTGTTGTGGCCGATGTAATGAGGGATATTGTATCCATAATGATGATATAATAACAAGTATGGTAAATGAAATATATGAAGCTGATGGAATCCTGCTTGCTAGCCCGGTATATTATTGTGGCATTTCCGGTTCCATGAAGTGCTTTTTAGATAGATTGTTTTATGCAAGCCACGGAAAAATGCGTCATAAAATAGGAGCATCCCTAACAGTTTGTAGACGTAGCGGAGGTATTCCTACTTTTGATCAGCTTAATAATTACTTTTTTATTTCTGAAATGCTGGTTGTTTCATCCTACTATTGGAATGTGATTCATGGTGCTAAACCGGGTGAAATTTTAGAAGACCTTGAGGGAGTATCCATCTTAAAAAATTTAGGGAAAAATATGAGCTGGGTTATTAAAATGAAAGAAGAAACAAAGAACATTCTACCTTCACCTACGGCTTATCCTAGGTCTTGGATGAATTTTATCAGATAAGGCATTTACTTTTAAGGCTAATTAATTACGGAGGTTTATATGAAGAAGCTAATCCTATCTATTTTATGCATTATCTGTATAAGCTTTTCATGTTTTTCTGTTTCTGTTTCTGCCGATGAAAAAACAAAGCCCTGGCCTAAAGGCCCCAGTGTATTTGCAGAAGCAGCTATAGTTATGGAGGCTTCAACAGGATTAATTTTGTATGAAAAAAACATTAATAATGTATATTATCCGGCTAGCATCACTAAGATTTTATCCTCTTTGTTAATTATTGAAAACTCATCTCCCGGGGAAGTAGTAACCTTCTCCCATGATGCTGTATTTAAAGTGGATCTAGACAGCAGCCGTATAGGAATTGATGTAGGCGAGCAGCTGACTATTCAACAATGTTTATATGGCATATTACTAGAATCTGCAAATGAAGTTACCTATGCCGCAGCAGAACACGTTGCCGGAAGTATAAGTACCTTTGTAGAAATGATGAATGAAAGAGCAAAAAGCATAGGTTGCTTAAATACAAATTTTACAAATCCCCATGGTCTTCCTGATGATAATCATTATACAACAGCATATGATATGGCTTTAATTACAAGGGAAGCTATGAAAAATGAAACATTTAGAAAAATTACTTCAACAAGGACATATCAGATTCCTCCTACTAATAAGCAGAAGGAAACAAGATACCTTAGAAATCATCACAAGTTTATAGTAAAAAATGATCATAAATTTAATTACGAGGGGACTATTGGAGGAAAAACCGGTTACACAAATAAGGCTAGATTTACCCTTGTTACTGTTGCAAAAAGGGGTGATTTGGAGCTTATATGTGTAGTATTAAAGGATGATACCAATAACCATCAATATGAAGACACCACCAAGTTACTGGATTTTGGATTTGATAATTTTTCAATTTATTCGATTAATGAATTAGAAAATCATGAAACCTTAAAAGAATCCCCCTTCTTTACCAGATATAATTCCATCTTGGATTACTCTAATTCATTGGTTAAAACCGATAAAAAGGGATACCTCATTCTACCTAACACAGCTTCTTTTGAGGATGCAAAAAAAGAGGTCACCTTTCATCCTGATATTCAATTAAAAGAAGGTCGTAATATTATCGGAAGAATTTCTTATACTTATGACGGAATGTATGTAGGTGGTGCTGATATTTTATTTGATAATATAAAGACTCCTACTTTAGCTCATACTAGTCTTTTAATTAATGAACCGGCTCAACCTTCATCTGATAATGAGCCCACATTAGAAACATCAGAAGGAAGTTTACGGCCTATTATTATAGGGGTAATTGTTGGTTTATTTGTTTTAATTGTGGGACTATATTTTAT
This genomic interval from Herbinix luporum contains the following:
- the trmB gene encoding tRNA (guanosine(46)-N7)-methyltransferase TrmB, producing MRLRNIKGAREAIANDKYVINEPEKLKGNWKSLFEGDNPIHLEIGSGKGQFLTNIASLNPNINYIGIEKYSSVLYRALEKRREVELSNLYFIRYDAQYITSVFAENEISRIYLNFSDPWPKDRHAKRRLTSRQFLAKYEQCLKKGGQVIFKTDNLMLFDFSLEEAEAAGWKIESITYDLHNSEFVKDNIMTEYEERFVSEGKPIHMMKIYK
- a CDS encoding flavodoxin family protein, with amino-acid sequence MKVIALNGSPRPSGNTYQALKIVCDELENEKIDTKILQIGKMNVKGCICCGRCNEGYCIHNDDIITSMVNEIYEADGILLASPVYYCGISGSMKCFLDRLFYASHGKMRHKIGASLTVCRRSGGIPTFDQLNNYFFISEMLVVSSYYWNVIHGAKPGEILEDLEGVSILKNLGKNMSWVIKMKEETKNILPSPTAYPRSWMNFIR
- a CDS encoding D-alanyl-D-alanine carboxypeptidase family protein, which codes for MKKLILSILCIICISFSCFSVSVSADEKTKPWPKGPSVFAEAAIVMEASTGLILYEKNINNVYYPASITKILSSLLIIENSSPGEVVTFSHDAVFKVDLDSSRIGIDVGEQLTIQQCLYGILLESANEVTYAAAEHVAGSISTFVEMMNERAKSIGCLNTNFTNPHGLPDDNHYTTAYDMALITREAMKNETFRKITSTRTYQIPPTNKQKETRYLRNHHKFIVKNDHKFNYEGTIGGKTGYTNKARFTLVTVAKRGDLELICVVLKDDTNNHQYEDTTKLLDFGFDNFSIYSINELENHETLKESPFFTRYNSILDYSNSLVKTDKKGYLILPNTASFEDAKKEVTFHPDIQLKEGRNIIGRISYTYDGMYVGGADILFDNIKTPTLAHTSLLINEPAQPSSDNEPTLETSEGSLRPIIIGVIVGLFVLIVGLYFIFVERPRIKRRRAYLRKRANRRRYYSNDSYLDL